A window of the bacterium genome harbors these coding sequences:
- a CDS encoding dicarboxylate/amino acid:cation symporter: MAIGLAGGIILGTASHFLFGDSAALRDLIRYVTQPVGQIFIRLLFMLVIPLIFAALALGVAGIGDPRRLGRVGVKMFAYTLVVSAIAVFLGIFLVNLFQPGGGMSEETRARLLEGAGERAAAITARPESGKGDLDFLVRIVPDNPIRAMVDMDMLAVMFFALMIGIGLIMTRTEPARRFEEALSGLYDITMRLIGLVISFAPIGVGALLFTLTAQLGYEVILQLLRYVIVVLAAMAIHHFVVYSLSVKLLGGMSPRRFFRDIQEVMLTAFSTASSNATLPTTLRVAEENLKLPPSVSRFVLTIGSTANQNGTALFEGVTVLFLAQFYGVDLSLAQQIMVVGICILGGIGTAGIPAGSLPVVAMILGMVHVPIEGLGLILGVDRFLDMCRTTLNVTGDLAAAVVVSKGEST, encoded by the coding sequence ATGGCCATCGGTCTGGCCGGTGGCATCATCCTCGGCACCGCCTCGCACTTTCTCTTCGGCGATTCCGCCGCGCTGCGCGACCTCATCCGCTATGTCACCCAGCCGGTCGGGCAGATCTTCATCCGGTTGCTGTTCATGCTGGTCATCCCGCTCATCTTCGCGGCGCTCGCCCTGGGTGTCGCCGGCATCGGCGATCCGCGCCGTCTCGGACGCGTGGGCGTCAAGATGTTCGCCTACACGCTCGTCGTGTCCGCCATCGCCGTCTTCCTCGGCATCTTCCTGGTCAATCTCTTCCAGCCCGGCGGCGGCATGTCGGAGGAGACCCGCGCACGGCTCCTCGAGGGCGCGGGGGAGAGGGCCGCCGCGATCACCGCCCGTCCCGAATCGGGCAAGGGCGACCTCGACTTCCTCGTTCGCATCGTCCCCGACAACCCAATCCGCGCCATGGTCGACATGGACATGCTGGCGGTGATGTTCTTCGCGCTGATGATCGGCATCGGCCTCATCATGACCAGGACCGAGCCGGCGCGCCGCTTCGAGGAGGCCCTCTCCGGCCTCTACGACATCACCATGCGCCTCATCGGTCTGGTGATCTCGTTTGCCCCGATCGGCGTCGGCGCCTTGCTCTTCACATTGACCGCCCAATTGGGATACGAGGTCATTCTGCAGTTGTTGCGTTATGTGATCGTCGTGCTGGCGGCGATGGCGATCCACCATTTTGTGGTCTATTCGCTCTCGGTGAAGTTGCTCGGCGGCATGAGTCCGCGGCGGTTTTTCCGCGACATTCAGGAGGTCATGCTGACCGCCTTTTCCACCGCCTCCAGCAACGCCACATTGCCCACCACATTGCGCGTGGCCGAGGAGAACCTGAAACTCCCGCCCAGCGTCAGCCGCTTCGTCCTCACCATCGGCTCCACCGCCAACCAGAACGGCACCGCCCTGTTTGAAGGCGTGACCGTCCTGTTCCTGGCGCAGTTCTATGGCGTCGATCTCTCGCTCGCCCAGCAGATCATGGTGGTCGGCATCTGCATCCTCGGCGGCATCGGCACCGCCGGCATCCCGGCCGGCTCGCTGCCAGTGGTGGCGATGATACTCGGCATGGTCCATGTGCCGATCGAGGGTCTCGGCCTGATCCTCGGCGTCGACCGCTTCCTCGACATGTGCCGCACCACCCTTAACGTCACCGGCGACCTCGCCGCCGCCGTGGTCGTCTCCAAAGGCGAATCCACGTAG
- a CDS encoding FAD-binding oxidoreductase produces the protein MTETKHITARLRSRFEIAEGLAIFVFEPAAPMRWEPGQYATIGVANGERIIERPYSICSTEAQGFLEFFVELVPGGTLTPLLWNLKVGEWAMVRPKTKGHFLLDTESGRTTHLMVATVTGIAPYVSMLRRYRADLLSGKESTIHHFIILHAGSRSHELAYQEEFQALSMDVKMLRYVASVSRPWEEPDWTGEVGRAEDVLRKYIDATRVKPAQMTAYLCGHPGMIQTGSGVLQRVGMPKENIRIEQYFPPSAGE, from the coding sequence ATGACCGAGACCAAACACATCACCGCGCGTCTGCGCAGCCGCTTTGAGATCGCCGAGGGGCTGGCGATCTTCGTCTTTGAGCCCGCCGCGCCGATGCGCTGGGAGCCGGGGCAGTATGCGACGATCGGCGTGGCCAACGGCGAGCGGATCATCGAACGTCCCTACTCGATCTGCTCGACCGAGGCGCAGGGCTTCCTGGAGTTCTTCGTCGAGTTGGTCCCGGGCGGGACGTTGACGCCGCTTCTGTGGAACCTCAAGGTCGGCGAATGGGCGATGGTCCGTCCGAAGACCAAAGGGCATTTCCTCCTCGACACCGAAAGCGGCCGGACCACGCATCTGATGGTGGCCACGGTCACCGGGATCGCGCCGTATGTGAGCATGTTGCGGCGCTATCGCGCCGATTTGCTTTCCGGCAAGGAATCGACCATCCATCACTTCATCATTCTCCACGCGGGAAGCCGTTCGCACGAGCTGGCCTACCAGGAGGAGTTCCAGGCCTTGTCGATGGATGTGAAGATGCTTCGCTATGTCGCCTCGGTGAGCCGTCCCTGGGAGGAGCCGGACTGGACCGGCGAGGTGGGCCGCGCCGAGGATGTGCTGCGCAAGTACATCGACGCCACGCGGGTGAAGCCGGCGCAGATGACCGCGTATCTGTGCGGGCATCCGGGGATGATTCAGACGGGGTCCGGGGTGTTGCAGCGTGTCGGGATGCCGAAAGAGAATATCCGCATTGAGCAGTATTTCCCCCCGTCGGCGGGGGAGTGA